TGTGGCTTCATTTAGGTTCACCACGGCACTCTCTGGGAATATAACTACAAATTGATACTGGCCGCTAAAGGGTATCCTGTGGTACTTTACTTCAACTGTATACCATCTGTCTCTGCTTATCATCCACACATCAAGTTTTCTGAGTTCACTGGATATAGGAAGCGAATAGTGATCCGCGTTGGACCCCATTATTGACATCGAAACATATGATCCCAGGCCAATGCCACTCTGTGGTCTTATCTTTTCCATTCGAACCGGCATCGCTATAACACTCCCGGCTGTCACTCCAACCATCAGCAGTCCCAAGAGGACTGCCATCAAAGGCTTCCACTTCACGTTGTTCCCTCCAATAGTTTTTACCTGAGTATTAAGGCTGAGCCTTTAAAAATTTTTTTCTTTAATAGTAAATTACAAACTAATAACAATAGTTCTCACCACATGTGAAGTGTTCTCTGATTATCGGGTAAATCTCGGATTTTATGATCAAGATTCCCTTCTGGAAGCCATCACGACCACCAATCAACCAATCCTAACGATCCGATGGGAACTAGGGTATAGTTTCTGGCTTCATTTTTCCCCTTCTTTTTCTGAAAATTTCAGGGATTTAAGCCTGACGCCCCGCTGCTTATCCTGATGGTATCCTTTTTCACATTCCACATAGTAAAACTTTTAAGGACCCGGTCATTATTACTGCTCGTTTGGGGGTGCTACTATGGGGCGTGGGATACTGTTCGGAGTCCTCTTGGTGGGAGGACTATTAATCGGCCTCGTGAATGCCGCAAGCGGTGTTTCAACCCAAAGCTGCTGGACGTTATGGGATCATAACGGCGATGTTAGAGAGTGGGGTCAGGATGAGTTGGTGTGGGCTGGAATTCACGGACAAGTCCTTGTTTGCGACGGAAAATTCCAGAGAATCCTCACCGACACAGTTTATGGAACAGCCACAGCAAAGGGGGTTACCGTGATAGGTAGGGGCATCAGGAAAGGCTCAGATATCTCATACGCATACGTTACGTACACTAGAGATGGCAAAATAATCACTGCCTTTGCGGACATACCCCCCTACTTTGGATAATCGGGGGAAACAAAATGAAGAGGATAGTTCTATCTTTCTTAATCCTTCTTTTGCTTGTTTTACCTTCCCCCATTGTACAAAGTATAGAAAAGCCGAAGACGTCCCCATGGTTCCGGGATGGAATTTATTTGACGTACGCGATGATGATGCCCACGAATCCAAAGAAGGGGGAAGTTAATGTTATTGAAGTGTGGCCCAAGCTAATTCCTGCTCAAAACGTTCTTAAGATTATTGGGGATTGGGATGAGAGCTCAACTGTGACCCTTCTGGTTTATGGAGACATGTATCTAACCCTTAAAATCACGAATATAACCGGTGACATTGCGTATGTTCACATCGCGCTGGAGTTAAACAATGTGAGTCCGAAATCTGGAAGTACTATTCACAAATTAAATCTGAACAGGACTCTCATCCTTAACCTAAGCGACATGGTTTACTATGAGGGAGATGGAACACCAATTGGCAGGCCCATGTTTTTTGTGGATCTAGCTCATTTGCCAAAAAAGAATGACTATCTGGTCTATCCAGCCTTCCTCAAGAAGTACGGCATTATCTCGGACAGTATAACCATAAAGAACGTCTCATACACTTGGATGGAAAACAAGGTGCTTCACACGCACTACAAAGATTTCATGCCACCATACATCTACGTTGATGGTAGAGGACGATATCTCGTGTATAATCGAAAAACAGGAGAAAGCTTCGATATCGCGACTCAGTTGGTTTACGACATGGATACAGGCGTTTTAATAACAACCGGGGTTTGTGATATCACCCCCGAACTTGTTAGTTTAGGCATTGTTAAGATGATCGCTTTGGATCGGGTTAACTCCAAGAAGCTTGATAGGCTCATCGATGAGGGGAAGGCGGATAAGGAATGGTACGCTCAGGGGTTCAACCTCTACGCTACGAACGTTGAGTTCCCGGATTACGGAACAAAACACTCGCCCTCAACTCCAATGAAGTACTTCTTTGCCCTGGCACTGCTCGTCCTCATGATAACCTTTGTCTGGAATGAAAGGAGGTGGAGACGGTGAGGTGGAAGCTCATTTTTCTGACGTTTTTGATGGCCGGTCTACTCGTTCCTCCCGCGTATTCGGCCGGAGAAAGCACGATGGAGAGGCCCGGCTACCTGTTCGTTGAAGCACCTGGAAACGTGGCCGAGATAGTTGGGGTGGGCTCTTACACCACCCCCGTTGGTCTGGTGCTCAAGCCGGGAAACTACACCGTCAAAATAACCGGAAACGCAACCGTAATCGCCGGGGTTTCGGTGAAGGCTGAGAAAGCCACAATCCTCCGCGTGAATCCTGAGGAGATTGCGAAGGCGGTTTCTGGAGATGGGATTGTGTCGATATGGGCAATCTTCAACGAGAGCGCCAACTACAGCTGGGAGAAGCTCAACCCGCCTTTTAATCCGTTTGCGTTCCCGGGTGGGTGTGGAAGCAACTCCGGGTATCTCAACATATCGAACCCCTACCCAATGGGCCTCGCAGTGCGGGGAAGGGACGAGGTGTACATAACCCTTAATGGAACCTTCATGCACATTGGGGACGATGACGGGAAACCCTGTATTTTCTATGTCGAAGTGTATCCCGGGGGAAGCGAACGCCAAGAAAGTGTTAAAAATGCCACCTATCTCGTCCCTTGGGCGCGGCTGGAGATAACCTCTGTTCCCGAGGGTCTGACGATATACCTCAACGGCGGTCACAACCGCTACATCTTCTACACCCCTCTGAGCCTCTACGTTCCGGCCATTCCCCAAGACGTCTACAACGCAACCGCCGTCGGCTACTACGGGACGATACAGATTCCCGTCATCCATAAGCTCGACATCCACGTCGTTGGAATCGCGGAGAACCACTACCTCGTTGAGAGCGTCTTGAAGGTTGTCCCCAACGAAAACCGCCACATCAACGTGGACATGGAAAAGGTGAAGTCCTCGCTGACGGTGGAGAGGGAGACTGTGAGAGCAATTCCTCTCAAGGTAGATTCAGAGCCGGACAACGCTTCCATAGTGGTTACCGACGGCGTTCTACGGGCCTTCGCCGTCACGCCGGCGACCCTCTTCCTCCCGCCTGGAAACTACACCGTCATCGCCTCTAAGGGCAACCTCTCGGCCGGGAAATCTGTGGCCCTGATGGAAGGCTCGAACCTCTTCCTGAAGCTCTCCCCTGCCAACGCGACCCTCAACGTCGTGACGTCTCCGGACAACGCAACAGTGCTCCTTAACGGCGAGGAGGTCAAAGCTAAAAACCTCACCCTCAGCCCCGGGCGCTACAACATCACAGTGAAGGCTCCCGGCTACCTCACGAAGAGCTTGGATATAATCCTGGCCCCAAATGAGTCAAAGACGGTTGAAGTAAACCTGGAAAAGAAGCCCGCGGGGGAGAACTCGGAAATCGTCATCTCGCCCTCTTCTGGTGGGTCTGACGATATGAAACCGGGGGAGGTAACAGAGACCGACAAGAACGACGCTTCCGGTAAAACCCAAACCAATCCGCTGCCCCCAATGGATAACGTCCAAAGCCCGGGAGGAAAGAAAAACGGCTCCCTGTGGGCCAAGCTGGCTATCCTAGCTGGGGTTGTTGTGGCGGTTTACCTGGTCCTGAGAGTGAGGAGGTGAGGCAATGCGGACACAGATGAAATGGGAGCTTGAGGACCCCTACAACCTCATAGTATTCATGTTTGGTTTCGTTATGCTGGGCATCACCTTCTTTTCCGGCCTGACGGGTAGCGACGTGACCTTCATGATAAGTGGGCCTGACGGGATCATCGTTTCAGAAGCAGCCAAAACCTTGGGCCTCATGCTTCCGAGGCTTGGAACCGAAGAGTACACAATATTCGCCCTTACCGGGGCCCTACTGGTTTCACTGATGATGAGATACGACAGGGACACGAGAGTCGCCAAAAGCGTCTACAGCCTGCCGGTAAGAAACCATTCCGTGGTGCTCTCAAAGGCACTATCGGCCATGGTCTTGCTCTTCATTGCCTCGCTCCTTCCGGCGTTTTTAGCGTTTATCTACATTCACTGGGACGTTTCAAATCTAATTGAGAGGGCGCTCTTTGACGAGGGCTTCCTGACGGGTTACCTACTCTACTGGGCGATGATGGTGCTCTACGTTGTCTCGGTGTCGGCCCTTGTGGCAATGCTCTCCCCCAACACCTTTGCCTCTCTCCTGGGAAGCATTACCCTCCTATACTCCCCCCTCGTGCTCAAACTGAGGAGTCTCCCTCCGGCGGTGATTGAGGACGCGTTCTTCAAGGCCTACACAACCCAGTTTTACCCCTCCGACAGGATAGCGGCGTTCATTGATGGTTCATTCTATATGGGTATCCTCCTTCCGGCGGTGATGCTGGGGGCGGCCCTCATACTTAGCGAGTGGAGGGATGTCTCATGAGGCTCCTGAAGGCGGTACTGCTGTCGGTGGTCATCTTGACGCTCCTTGTATTTCCGATAGAGAAGAACGCGTTGACCCGGCCGATTTCTGAGGTCGTGCTCTTGGGGCAGGGGATTGTAGTGCCGTCCGCCGGAATGGCAGTGCTCAGTGCCAGCGCCGACGGGGAAACCAGCTATACCGTTAGGGTCTTTGACCCCGAAAACAGTAATGCTATTCTTGAAAGAAACGTGACCGGAAGTTTCAGGGGCAGGGTTATGCTGGAGCATTCAGGGCCGTACTACTTCTCGGTTCAGACAATGACCCCCGTAACGATGGCGTTGAGGGTCATCAACAGGCACCCCTCGGTAGCGGTGCTCAACATCAGGTATGGGGTGGGGGGAATAAGCGCCCTTCTTCTGTCTGTTATCCTGCTGCTGGAGGGGAGGAGAAGATGATAACCGCGAAGAACCTCACAAAGAGGTTCGGAAAGCTCGTGGCCCTGGACTCGGTGAACTTAAAGATTGATAAAGGGGTAACGCTGATACTCGGCCCCAACGGTGGCGGAAAGAGCACCTTTCTGAACCTCTGTGCCGGGTTATACCGGCCAAGCAGGGGAGAGATCAGGGTGCTGGGGGCTAACCCATGGAGCAACGATCGCCTGAGGAAGAGAATAGGCGTGTCCTTTGATCCACCCGCGCTTCCCCGACACAGGAGCGGAGAGGAATGGCTCAAATATCTGGCAGAGTTCAAGGGACTCGACGATGGTGAGGTCAACAGGGTGGCGAGACTATTCTCCGCTAACGGCTATCTTGATAGAAAGATAGGTGAGTACTCCGCAGGAATGTTGAAAAGGATCAGCCTGGCCCAGGCTTTCTTAGGAATGCCAGAGCTGGTGCTTCTTGACGAGCCCCTTGCAAACCTCGATCTCAAGGGGATTAAGGAGGTGGCGGGAATTCTGAAGGAACTGGCGGAGAAGGGCACCAACATGGTGGTAGTCTCCCACATATGGCGCCCCCTCCTTGAGTTCGCGGACAGGGTGGTTGTCATTGCTGCAGGGAGAGTGATGCTGGAAGGAACTCCCGACGAGGTGATCCCCAGTATCGAGGAGATTTAAGCTTTCTTCCACTCCTCCTTTTATCAATCACGAAAAAACCTCCTGAACGCTCCCATCGCTCTTCGCTATGAGCTCGTCTTTTTGCTGTTTTCCCGATGCCATTCAGCCTAATTAGAAGATGAACATCAAAATTTTCTTTTGGATCTTCTTCAGAGTCAGTTAAGCACTCCCTAAGCCCCCTCTCTCTTAATAAATTCTTACAAGCAACCACCGTTGCCTCAATAATCACCTTTTTAACTCTTTGACCTTATCCCCAAAAGGTGATTGTATGGAGTGCACAAAAGATTATTGCGTAAAGGACCTTAAACTTGCACCAGAGGGGGAGAAAAAGATAGACTGGGTTTCAAGGTTTATGCCCGTCCTCCAGCATATAAGAAGGGAATTTGAAAAGGAAAAACCCTTTAAAGGGGTTAGAATTGCTGCAACTCTTCATCTCGAAATGAAAACAGCCTTCTTGCTCTTGACTTTAAAAGCTGCAGGAGCGGAGGTTTCGGCAACTGCCAGCAATCCGTTGAGCACACAAGACGATGTTGTTGCAGCTTTGGCAAAGAATGGGGTGAAGGTCTACGCCATAAGGGGAGAAAGCAGGGAGGAGTACTACGAGTTCATGCACAAAGCCCTCGACATTAACCCAAACATCATTATAGACGACGGAGCGGACATGGTTTCAACGGTCTTAAAGGAGAGACAAGAGCTAATCCCCGAAATATGGGGTGCCAGTGAAGAAACTACCACAGGCGTGATAAGGCTAAGGGCGATGGAAAAAGAGGGAGTGCTCAAGTTCCCGGTCATAGCTGTTAACGATTCATATACAAAATATCTCTTCGATAACCGCTACGGGACAGGTCAATCAACGTGGGACGGCATAATCAGAAGCACAAACCTCCTTGTTGCAGGCAAAAACGTCGTGGTCGTTGGCTACGGCTGGTGCGGAAGAGGAATTGCCATGCGTGCAAAGGGGCTGGGAGCGACGGTTATAGTTGTTGAGGTAGATCCTATTAGGGCATTAGAGGCAAGAATGGACGGGTTTTTGGTTATGTCAATGAAGGAAGCGGCTAAAGTTGGAGATATCTTTGTTACCTCAACCGGAAACATAAACTGCATACGCAGGGAGCACTTTGAAGTTATGAAGGACGGGGCAATAATGGCAAATGCCGGACACTTTGACGTGGAGATATCAAAGCCCGATTTAGAGAGCCTGGCCGTGGAAATAAGCAAACCAAGGCCAAACATAACAGAGTACAAAATGAAGGATGGAAGAAGGTTATACCTCCTGGCAGAAGGTAGGCTCGTTAATTTGGCTGCAGCAGATGGGCATCCAGCCGAGATTATGGACATGAGCTTTGCTTTGCAGGCGAAAGCAGCAGAGTACATCAAGGACAACCGTGGAAAGCTTGAACCTAAGGTCTACGTCCTTCCAAGGGAGATCGACGAGATGGTTGCAAGGATTAAGCTTAAGGCAATGGGCATTGAAATCGAGAAGCTAACTGAAGAGCAAAGGAAGTACCTTGAGAGCTGGGAACACGGGACTTAACTCCACTATTTTGTTGCCTCTGGTTTCCATTTTTCTCCATAGAAGTTGTTCCTTAAAAAAGAAACCGAGGTTTGGAGATGAAAAAATTCAAACTAATCCCAATCGGCCATGTTCATAAAGACAGTGAGTCCTTCCTCGAAATCTACCCAGAGTTCGCTGAGGCTCTTGAAGGCCTTAACGAAGGGACTGGATAAAGCTTATCTTATGGTTCCATGAGAGCGACACCCCAGAGAAAGGGAAAACGTTGAAAGTCCATCCTCGTGGGAATCCAAAAAAACCCGCTAAGAGGAGTTTTTGCAACTCGCTCGCCAGTTAGACCAAATCCCATTGCCATTTACACCGTGAAGATTGTTAAAATAAAAGGGACAAAGATATTTATCAATGAGATAGATGCCTTTGATAGTACTCCTATAGTGGATATAAAGCCCTTCGTAAAAGGGCTTGACTGTCCAAAAGGGATTTAAGTTTTTTGTTATCTCTTTTTTTGGGTGTTCAGCTTGATATACAAGGCAAAGTTCGGAACCCCCGAAAAAGGGTGGGTAATCCTAGTTCACGGCCTTGGAGAGCACAGCGGAAGATATGGCAAGTTAATAAAAATGCTGACTGAAGAAGGTTTTGCCGTTTACACCTTCGACTGGCCTGGCCACGGAAAAAGTGAAGGAAAGAGGGGCCACGCGAGCATAGAGGAGGCAATGGGGATAATTGATTCCATAATTGAAGAGCTAAACGAGAAACCTTTCCTCTTCGGTCACAGCCTTGGAGGATTAACGGTGATAAGATACGCCGAGACAAGGCCTGAGAGGATAAGAGGGGTCATAGCTTCGTCTCCCGCTCTTGCAAAAAGTCCCAAAACTCCAAGCTTCATGGTTGCCCTTGCAAAAGTTCTCGGAAAAATAGCTCCCGGCTTAACGCTTTCCAACGGCCTTGACCCGAAGCTTCTCTCTAGGAATCCCGAAGCAGTTAGACGCTACATCGAAGATCCCCTAGTCCACGACAGGATTTCGGCAAAGCTTGGCATGAGTATCTTTGACAACATGGAGCTCGCACATAAAGAGGCCCACAGGATAAAGGTGCCCGTGCTTTTGCTTGCTGGCACTGGAGACTTAATAACCCCTCCAGAAGGAGCAAGAAAGCTTTTTTCGGAGCTTAAAGTGGAGGACAAAGCACTGAAAGAATTCGAAGGAGCCTACCATGAGATTTTTGAAGACCCAGAGTGGGGAGAAGAATTCCACAGGACTATAGTGGAATGGCTCATTGCCCATTCCGATAAAAAGAATTGGGCTTGAAAATGAGGTAAACTCCCATTTAACTGTAGAGAGTGACTAATGGAAGGCTGGAAGATGATGTAAATGAAAAACTGTCATAAGTGCTCCTGAAAGCCCTGAAATTGCTGTGAAAATAGATGATTCCTCCGTTCGAGAGTTTAGATACTCTCCGCTTCCAAGGGAAAAATGCCTAAACCTATTACGCTTGAGGATTAATTGCCCACGAGTTCGGCCACTCAATCCACTGGCTTTTAAGGGGAGAGGATATAGAGAAACTTGAAGACGAGTAAATCTGGCTTTATACAGAGGAAGCAGTTCTTGGGCTACTATCTCGGCTATAAATTTATCCGATGGCTTGAAAGGGAGTATTCTCTTGAAGAAATTGCAAAGCTTGAAAAAGAAAAGATCAAAATCCTACAGTTTCTACGCTAAATGTTCTCCCTTAAGTCGATGATGTGCTCTAATTCCGGCCCAGTTTTTATAAGGCCCACTGGCACTCCAACCCTTTCCTCTATCTCCTCAATGAACTCTTTAGCCCTCTTCGGAAGCTTGTCAAAGTCGGTCACTCCAAATGCCTCCTTATCGTACTTATCGAGCATAGTTACCGCCAAAATTGTCGCACCGTTAACCCTTGCGGAGTACCTTGCGAACTCAAAGTCAAACCATCCAACTCTTCTCCTTCTTCCGGTAACTGTGCCGTACTCGACCAATCCCAGTCTATCGGCCTCCTCTTCGCTCATCTCCGTTGGAAATGGACCCGCACCGACCCTCGTTGGAAAGCTCTTGAAGACCACTATGACGTCATCAACCCTTGTTGGGCCTATTCCGACGTCACTTGCTATGGCTGATGCGGAGGTATCCTTGGATGTAACGTAGGGATAAGTGCCGAAATAGAGGCTTAAGCCAAACCCCTGCGTTCCCTCCACCAAAACGAGCTTTCCATCGTCGAGGGCATCGTTGACCTCTTGAGCCACATCGGTTAAGTAGGGCTCAAGTTCCTTGAGGTCCTTTACCTGCCTAGCCTTTCTCAATGCCCTATCAGCGTTAGCTGGACCGCAGCCAGAGCCAGTGGTTCCTATCTTTCCGTGGAGATAGCCGTTTGTCCTGTCGAGCTCTTTGTGCTTCGGCTCTATTAAAGTGCAGCGATAATCAATGCCCACCCTATCCTTAACGTTGAAGTCTTTTAGATGCTCAAGTTCGTGGAAGAAAACTTCCGGATCAACCAGAACTCCAGCCCCGACCAGAAGCCTTGCATCTCTGTTCATAAAACCCGTGGGAAGCTGTCTTACCGCATACTTCTTTCCGTTTATAAAAACGCTATGCCCTGCGTTTGTTCCCACTCCGCCCCTTGCTATGACCTCTGGTTTATCGCGCATAGCGAGATAAGCGATTATCGACCCTTTCCCTTCATCTCCCCATTGACCACCAACGACAATGTAGCTTGGCATGGCTCCTTACCCATAGTTAAGAGAATGACACCCTTAAAACAGTTTCGATTAAGCGATGAGATAAAAATTGACAAGAAAATGCAAAAACTTAATATACCTCAGCCCTTATTCCTCACAAGGAATCCAAGATGATTGCCGCTGTGCTTGCCGGAGGAAAAGCAAAGCGTTTTGGGGAAGAGAAACTACTTTACAAGGTTAGTGGGAAGCCTCTGATAGCCCACGCCATAGAGAGGGTCTCGAAGGCAGAGAAAATAGAAGGGGTAGTGATAATAACCTCAAGGGAGAAAAAAGAAACGTTTGAAAGACTTGGCTTTAGAGCCATAGTCGACGAACTTGAAATAGGGCCCATAGGGGGTGTTTACACAGCTTTAAGAGAGCTGGGCGATGTTTTTGTAATAGCAGGAGACATGCCCTCGATAAAACCCGAATTCGTCGACTATATCATAGAGAGGTTCCATGAGCTTAACCCCATTGTGTGCGTTCCAAAATGGGAAAACGGGTATCTTGAACCCCTCCATGCTGCATATTCAAAAAACTTCTCTAAAATATTGGAGGAGCAGATAGCAGAAGGAAGGTACATGCTTAACGAAGCAATAAGACTCTCTAACCCATGCTACATAGAAATAGAGCCCCTCCCCAAAGAATGGCAGGAGAGCTTTTTTAACGTAAACACTAAAAGCGATTTAAGGAAGATTAAAGGTTCTTTGAGAGTATAATAACGTTATCAAGCACTTTGGGTTTAAATTCTTCCACAAATTCTTTTCCGATTATCGTGCGGAGCTCTTTGAATCCAAGCCCCTTCGCTCTGGCGAGTAGAAGAGGGATGTCTCCCTCTCTCCCCCACAAGTAGCCCGTAACAACAGAACTATCATAATAAACCCCTTCAAGAACATAATAAGACTTCCCCAGCCTTCCGCTCTCGAAATAAACCCTATCATCTATCCCCGCTATCTTATCCCTAAAAGCCAAGAACCAGTGGTGGTAGGAGCTTTGGAACTTTCCCGCGACCATTTCTAGGCCCTTAACTTCTTTCCACGAGAATTCAAACACCTCAGGCTCTAACTCAATAGTAGAAAAAGAACTTAAGTCAAACTCCACAAAGCTGGCATTGTAGAGAACATCCCTTATGCCGAGCTTTTCATAGAAGCCGATTGCCGATTTTTCAGGCGTAACTGTAACCAGCTCACAGCCTTTCTCACGGGCCAACCCTTCGACAAATTCAACAATAGCCCTGCCCACACCTTTGCCTCTGAAGCTTTTATGCACCTCAAGTACATCTATGTGGGCGATTTTTCTAATTTTGCCCCCCATGGGCTCTTCACTGACTAAGACCTCCCCGTTCCCCATTATACCGCCATTTTCTTCCGCAACTATGGGAAACTGCCCCTCTAAAAGGAGGTTGTTTATATGAATTGCACAGGTTTCAACGCTCATCCAAGGGCCGCCATGGAGATAGCGCTCCTCAATGCTGAGTTCTTCATAGCTGGCTTCTCCACCTCCACTTTTCTTTATCCATCTCTCAACTCCGGAGCAGTGGACATCAACTATGGCTTTGCAGTCATCAAGCCTTGCAATCCTAACTCTCATAAAAACCACCAAAAAAGAAGAAAATTAAAGCTCCGCCTCGCTTAAGAACTCAAGAAGGTCCAAGAGCCTTCTGTCCTTTATCTTCGTTATGTAGTCACTAACCCCTTCCCTTCCGATCTTGCCGTCCTTGTACAGGGCGACAGCCTTTACTCCTTCAAAGAACTCTCTCATCTCTGGAAATGCCCTGGCAAACATGTCTATGTTGTTGTAAATCTCATCAAACCTGTCTTCGATCATGAGCTGCCACACTACATCTATTAGGGCATCAAATGCAACGTCAAAGTACTCGCTGTCTCTTCCATAGAGCATTGCATAGAGGCATTCATGCAGGGCCGCCTCGTAGTTGTCTTCATCCTCAAATATCTCCTCAAAGACAAGGTGTATCTGGGATTTCAACCTGTTGTTCAGCTCTTGTGAAAGAAGCTCAGCAAGCTCTGCCTTTGCCTCTGCTATCTTCCCCATCTCGAAGGTTATGTAAGCTTTGTAAATCCTTATCTGCTTAACATCCTCCTCCTTCCCAAGCTCTTGGAGGGCTTTTTCTGCCCTGTCCATTAGCTCTAATGCTTTTTCGTACTCTAAAAGCTCCTC
The Thermococcus sp. 2319x1 DNA segment above includes these coding regions:
- a CDS encoding PEGA domain-containing protein — its product is MRWKLIFLTFLMAGLLVPPAYSAGESTMERPGYLFVEAPGNVAEIVGVGSYTTPVGLVLKPGNYTVKITGNATVIAGVSVKAEKATILRVNPEEIAKAVSGDGIVSIWAIFNESANYSWEKLNPPFNPFAFPGGCGSNSGYLNISNPYPMGLAVRGRDEVYITLNGTFMHIGDDDGKPCIFYVEVYPGGSERQESVKNATYLVPWARLEITSVPEGLTIYLNGGHNRYIFYTPLSLYVPAIPQDVYNATAVGYYGTIQIPVIHKLDIHVVGIAENHYLVESVLKVVPNENRHINVDMEKVKSSLTVERETVRAIPLKVDSEPDNASIVVTDGVLRAFAVTPATLFLPPGNYTVIASKGNLSAGKSVALMEGSNLFLKLSPANATLNVVTSPDNATVLLNGEEVKAKNLTLSPGRYNITVKAPGYLTKSLDIILAPNESKTVEVNLEKKPAGENSEIVISPSSGGSDDMKPGEVTETDKNDASGKTQTNPLPPMDNVQSPGGKKNGSLWAKLAILAGVVVAVYLVLRVRR
- a CDS encoding ABC transporter ATP-binding protein produces the protein MITAKNLTKRFGKLVALDSVNLKIDKGVTLILGPNGGGKSTFLNLCAGLYRPSRGEIRVLGANPWSNDRLRKRIGVSFDPPALPRHRSGEEWLKYLAEFKGLDDGEVNRVARLFSANGYLDRKIGEYSAGMLKRISLAQAFLGMPELVLLDEPLANLDLKGIKEVAGILKELAEKGTNMVVVSHIWRPLLEFADRVVVIAAGRVMLEGTPDEVIPSIEEI
- a CDS encoding adenosylhomocysteinase — protein: MECTKDYCVKDLKLAPEGEKKIDWVSRFMPVLQHIRREFEKEKPFKGVRIAATLHLEMKTAFLLLTLKAAGAEVSATASNPLSTQDDVVAALAKNGVKVYAIRGESREEYYEFMHKALDINPNIIIDDGADMVSTVLKERQELIPEIWGASEETTTGVIRLRAMEKEGVLKFPVIAVNDSYTKYLFDNRYGTGQSTWDGIIRSTNLLVAGKNVVVVGYGWCGRGIAMRAKGLGATVIVVEVDPIRALEARMDGFLVMSMKEAAKVGDIFVTSTGNINCIRREHFEVMKDGAIMANAGHFDVEISKPDLESLAVEISKPRPNITEYKMKDGRRLYLLAEGRLVNLAAADGHPAEIMDMSFALQAKAAEYIKDNRGKLEPKVYVLPREIDEMVARIKLKAMGIEIEKLTEEQRKYLESWEHGT
- a CDS encoding TrmO family methyltransferase; its protein translation is MGIQKNPLRGVFATRSPVRPNPIAIYTVKIVKIKGTKIFINEIDAFDSTPIVDIKPFVKGLDCPKGI
- a CDS encoding alpha/beta hydrolase, which translates into the protein MIYKAKFGTPEKGWVILVHGLGEHSGRYGKLIKMLTEEGFAVYTFDWPGHGKSEGKRGHASIEEAMGIIDSIIEELNEKPFLFGHSLGGLTVIRYAETRPERIRGVIASSPALAKSPKTPSFMVALAKVLGKIAPGLTLSNGLDPKLLSRNPEAVRRYIEDPLVHDRISAKLGMSIFDNMELAHKEAHRIKVPVLLLAGTGDLITPPEGARKLFSELKVEDKALKEFEGAYHEIFEDPEWGEEFHRTIVEWLIAHSDKKNWA
- a CDS encoding adenylosuccinate synthetase, yielding MPSYIVVGGQWGDEGKGSIIAYLAMRDKPEVIARGGVGTNAGHSVFINGKKYAVRQLPTGFMNRDARLLVGAGVLVDPEVFFHELEHLKDFNVKDRVGIDYRCTLIEPKHKELDRTNGYLHGKIGTTGSGCGPANADRALRKARQVKDLKELEPYLTDVAQEVNDALDDGKLVLVEGTQGFGLSLYFGTYPYVTSKDTSASAIASDVGIGPTRVDDVIVVFKSFPTRVGAGPFPTEMSEEEADRLGLVEYGTVTGRRRRVGWFDFEFARYSARVNGATILAVTMLDKYDKEAFGVTDFDKLPKRAKEFIEEIEERVGVPVGLIKTGPELEHIIDLRENI
- the mobA gene encoding molybdenum cofactor guanylyltransferase MobA, translating into MIAAVLAGGKAKRFGEEKLLYKVSGKPLIAHAIERVSKAEKIEGVVIITSREKKETFERLGFRAIVDELEIGPIGGVYTALRELGDVFVIAGDMPSIKPEFVDYIIERFHELNPIVCVPKWENGYLEPLHAAYSKNFSKILEEQIAEGRYMLNEAIRLSNPCYIEIEPLPKEWQESFFNVNTKSDLRKIKGSLRV
- a CDS encoding GNAT family N-acetyltransferase, with protein sequence MRVRIARLDDCKAIVDVHCSGVERWIKKSGGGEASYEELSIEERYLHGGPWMSVETCAIHINNLLLEGQFPIVAEENGGIMGNGEVLVSEEPMGGKIRKIAHIDVLEVHKSFRGKGVGRAIVEFVEGLAREKGCELVTVTPEKSAIGFYEKLGIRDVLYNASFVEFDLSSFSTIELEPEVFEFSWKEVKGLEMVAGKFQSSYHHWFLAFRDKIAGIDDRVYFESGRLGKSYYVLEGVYYDSSVVTGYLWGREGDIPLLLARAKGLGFKELRTIIGKEFVEEFKPKVLDNVIILSKNL
- a CDS encoding tetratricopeptide repeat protein, coding for MEEILEAIQEKDCKKLASLLYYKADELSEEELKEVLGKAEKLALECKDYELYKLVVYYFLEFLDVDKVEEFERLAEEENTFEAKYHLADLYYLLGELEKALDLYRGLLEEETEKGNLENIAKIYYNMGLIHEELLEYEKALELMDRAEKALQELGKEEDVKQIRIYKAYITFEMGKIAEAKAELAELLSQELNNRLKSQIHLVFEEIFEDEDNYEAALHECLYAMLYGRDSEYFDVAFDALIDVVWQLMIEDRFDEIYNNIDMFARAFPEMREFFEGVKAVALYKDGKIGREGVSDYITKIKDRRLLDLLEFLSEAEL